Proteins from a single region of Urocitellus parryii isolate mUroPar1 chromosome 4, mUroPar1.hap1, whole genome shotgun sequence:
- the Fsd1l gene encoding FSD1-like protein isoform X3 — translation MASAFRLSLKPKVSDSMTHLMVDFSQERQMLQTLKFLPVPKAPEIDPVECLVADNSVTVAWRMPEEDNKIDHFILEYRKTNFDGLPRVKDERCWEIIDNIKGTEYTLSGLKFDSKYMNFRVRACNKAVAGEYSDPVTLETKALNFSLDNSSSHLNLKVEDTLVEWDPTGGKGQESKIKGKENKGSVHVTSLKKHTRSGTPSPKRTSVGSRPPAVRGSRDRFTGESYTVLGDTAIESGQHYWEVKAQKDCKSYSVGVAYKTLGKFDQLGKTNTSWCIHVNNWLQNTFAAKHNNKVKALDVTVPEKIGVFCDFDGGQLSFYDANSKQLLYSFKTKFTQPVLPGFMVWCGGLSLSTGMQVPSAVRTLQKSENGMTGSASSLNNVTQ, via the exons ATGGCTTCAGCCTTTCGCCTTTCTTTGAAACCAAAGGTCAGTGACAGCATGACTCACTTAATGGTGGATTTCTCTCAGGAAAGACAGATGCTGCAAACTTTGAAGTTTTTGCCAG TCCCTAAAGCTCCAGAGATAGACCCAGTGGAGTGTTTGGTGGCTGACAACTCTGTAACAGTAGCTTGGAGAATGCCAGAAGAAGATAATAAGATTGACCATTTCATACTGGAATACAGAAAAACTAATTTTGATGGACTGCCACGTGTAAAGGATGAGAGATGTTGGGAGATAATTGATAACATTAAGGGTACTGAATATACATTATCAG gcttaaaatttgattcaaaatatatgaatttcaGAGTGCGAGCTTGTAACAAGGCTGTGGCTGGAGAATATTCTGATCCAGTGACCTTAGAGACCAAAG CACTTAATTTCAGTTTGGATAATTCATCATCCCATTTGAACCTGAAAGTTGAAGATACCTTGGTAGAGTGGGATCCTACTGGAGGAAAAGGTCAAGAAAGTAAAATCAAAGGGAAAGAGAACAAGGGCAG TGTCCATGTTACTTCACTGAAGAAACATACAAG aAGTGGTACACCATCCCCCAAACGGACATCCGTAGGTTCCAGGCCACCAGCAGTAAGAGGCAGCAGAGACCGTTTCACTGGGGAATCATACACAGTGCTAG GAGACACTGCTATTGAAAGTGGACAACATTATTGGGAGGTCAAGGCCCAGAAAGACTGTAAATCCTACAGTGTGGGAGTAGCATACAAAACTTTGGGGAAATTTGACCAATTGGGAAAGACAAACACTAGTTGGTGTATCCATGTCAACAACTGGCTACAAAATACATTTGCagcaaaacataataataaagtcAAAGCTTTGGATGTTACTGTTCCGGAGAAAATAGGtgtattttgtgattttgatGGGG gTCAACTTTCTTTTTATGATGCAAATTCAAAACAGCTGCTGTATTCTTTTAAGACAAAGTTTACTCAGCCAGTACTGCCTGGTTTCATG gTTTGGTGTGGTGGACTTTCTTTGAGTACTGGGATGCAGGTTCCAAGTGCTGTGAGAACACttcagaaaagtgaaaatggaATGACTGGTTCAGCCAGCAGCCTGAACAATGTTACTCAGTAA